The Vibrio echinoideorum genome includes a region encoding these proteins:
- a CDS encoding YcxB family protein: MSKDPGFTTEYILDKTFFTECYDQTSLPTQFPKAYLKGILFLIFGVVLLEFELLPNGYVGWFFIVLSVIEAFSVYCKRTWWIWRQKISSGAGSKVVFQGDVNGVSYKNAKNTNTIAWTDISQLQQTDLGFILHIGKQRQYVSKSCLSDEAIAFMVEQHEASKAPKAN, from the coding sequence ATGTCTAAAGATCCCGGTTTCACCACAGAGTACATCCTCGACAAGACGTTTTTCACAGAGTGTTATGATCAAACTAGCCTTCCAACTCAATTTCCAAAAGCCTATTTAAAAGGAATACTGTTTCTTATTTTTGGTGTGGTTTTATTAGAGTTTGAACTACTACCTAACGGTTACGTTGGCTGGTTCTTTATTGTTTTGAGTGTGATTGAAGCGTTCAGTGTGTACTGCAAGAGAACCTGGTGGATATGGCGACAAAAAATTAGCTCAGGTGCTGGCAGCAAAGTGGTCTTTCAAGGTGACGTTAACGGTGTGAGTTATAAAAACGCTAAAAACACCAATACTATCGCTTGGACTGACATATCCCAACTGCAACAGACCGATTTAGGCTTTATCCTTCATATTGGTAAACAGCGCCAATATGTCAGTAAGTCTTGTTTAAGCGATGAAGCCATTGCGTTTATGGTTGAGCAACACGAAGCTTCTAAAGCACCTAAAGCAAATTAG
- a CDS encoding metallophosphoesterase family protein, translating to MNTIYQISDCHLSDESSYENLRRALEYVSKDTACKTIFLTGDICCNPKPGDYVRLEGFIREHINEQSIYAIAGNHDDSCLMRTELKGSTIFVTDKAMINERKFVFLDSSFKPLDTRHPLGSGRIDNRGMTKLKQQLRKANDPIVVVHHPVIPVGAPWMKAIRLENEADVMNVLSKYHVREVICGHGHNGITETQQGVTQYMAPSTAYGFDHSINKYNRSEKIGISRIRLSTNSIDYQAVYL from the coding sequence ATGAACACCATTTACCAAATCAGTGATTGTCATCTTTCAGATGAATCCAGCTATGAGAACCTGCGGAGAGCCCTGGAATACGTCAGCAAAGACACAGCATGCAAGACCATTTTTCTGACCGGTGATATTTGTTGTAACCCAAAACCGGGAGACTACGTTCGATTAGAAGGGTTCATTAGAGAACACATTAACGAACAATCTATTTACGCGATTGCGGGCAACCATGACGACTCTTGCTTAATGCGCACAGAGCTAAAAGGTTCGACGATTTTCGTCACAGATAAAGCAATGATCAATGAACGAAAGTTTGTATTTCTGGACTCTAGCTTCAAGCCGTTGGATACGCGTCACCCACTCGGTTCAGGGCGCATTGATAACCGTGGAATGACAAAGCTAAAACAACAGTTAAGAAAAGCCAATGACCCTATCGTGGTTGTTCACCACCCTGTCATTCCAGTCGGTGCACCGTGGATGAAAGCCATCCGTCTAGAAAACGAGGCCGATGTGATGAACGTGCTTAGCAAGTATCACGTGCGTGAGGTTATTTGCGGCCACGGCCATAACGGGATAACGGAGACACAACAAGGCGTAACCCAATACATGGCACCTTCAACAGCCTACGGCTTTGACCACTCGATCAATAAATACAATCGCAGCGAGAAGATTGGAATAAGTCGAATTCGTTTGTCGACTAACTCAATCGACTATCAAGCTGTGTATCTTTGA